One bacterium genomic window carries:
- a CDS encoding AAA family ATPase produces the protein MSDPLSREAEAFRAVYDAILSELRRVIVGQQELLEFVAIALLAGGHVLLEGVPGLGKTLLVRTLAQALALNYARIQFTPDLMPADILGTNLIVQDDTGRRRFEFQPGPVFAQIVLADEINRATPKTQSALLEAMQEHAVTIAGESRRLEEPFFVMATQNPIEMEGTYPLPEAQLDR, from the coding sequence ATGAGTGATCCGCTGTCCCGCGAAGCCGAGGCGTTCCGCGCAGTCTACGACGCGATCCTGTCGGAGCTGCGCCGGGTCATCGTGGGTCAACAGGAGTTGCTGGAGTTCGTCGCCATCGCCCTGCTGGCCGGCGGGCACGTGCTCCTGGAAGGGGTGCCGGGGCTCGGCAAAACGCTCCTCGTGCGCACCCTCGCCCAGGCCCTGGCGCTGAACTACGCCCGCATCCAGTTCACGCCGGACCTGATGCCCGCCGACATCCTCGGCACCAACCTCATCGTCCAGGACGACACCGGACGGCGCCGGTTCGAGTTTCAGCCCGGGCCGGTGTTTGCCCAAATCGTGCTGGCCGATGAGATCAACCGCGCCACCCCCAAGACGCAGTCGGCGCTGCTCGAGGCGATGCAGGAGCACGCCGTGACGATCGCCGGAGAGTCGCGTCGGCTGGAGGAACCGTTTTTCGTCATGGCGACCCAAAACCCGATCGAGATGGAAGGCACCTATCCGCTTCCTGAGGCCCAGCTCGATCG
- a CDS encoding GNAT family N-acetyltransferase, which yields MDEIQVLSAQQLRAHGAQFIALLQDAVDSGASVGFLPPLAEADARAYWMSVAAGVAGGTHLVLAAVVGGVVQGTVQLALAAMPNARHRAEVMKLLVHRAVRRRGIGRALMLAVERAARGAGRTLLVLDTRPGDAAERLYASLGYVRVGIIPGYAQAASGPLADTVVMYRHLDSHADPGPQ from the coding sequence GTGGATGAGATCCAGGTCCTCTCCGCGCAGCAGCTCCGGGCGCACGGCGCGCAGTTCATCGCCCTCCTCCAGGACGCGGTTGACAGCGGGGCGTCGGTAGGGTTTCTGCCGCCGCTGGCGGAGGCCGATGCCCGCGCCTATTGGATGAGCGTGGCGGCGGGGGTGGCGGGCGGCACGCACCTCGTCCTCGCAGCGGTGGTCGGCGGCGTCGTGCAGGGGACCGTCCAACTCGCACTCGCGGCCATGCCGAACGCACGCCACCGCGCCGAGGTGATGAAGCTGCTCGTGCACCGCGCGGTCCGCCGCCGGGGCATCGGGCGTGCCCTGATGCTGGCGGTTGAGCGGGCCGCCCGCGGCGCCGGCCGGACACTCTTGGTCCTCGACACCCGCCCCGGCGACGCGGCCGAACGTCTCTACGCGAGCCTCGGCTACGTTCGAGTCGGCATCATTCCCGGCTATGCCCAAGCGGCCTCGGGCCCCCTCGCCGATACGGTCGTCATGTACCGTCACCTTGACAGCCACGCGGATCCGGGGCCACAATAA
- a CDS encoding methionine adenosyltransferase: MRTIRVETLPGVPVGDLQVEMVERKGIGHPDSICDAIMDRVSVELSREYLSQFGRILHHNIDKAFLVAGDAEVKFGGGAIREPMKLIFGDRATEGLNGRVVPIRELAIRTAKNWLRENLRFVDPGGPDTLDGPHVSYQLEIKPGSAELVDIFSRSVMGANDTSAAVGYWPMTETERLVRETEQFINSRTFKEEFPEAGEDVKVMGVRQGRELRLTAAVAFVDRFIENEDHYFRRKQQIYDAVTSFLARRTTMDKIHFDLNTLDEPGRGVGGIYLSVLGTSAESGDSGQIGRGNKVNGVIAINRPMGTEAAAGKNPVSHVGKIYSIFTHQVAQKVFEEVEGVREAYVWMVSQIGKPIDEPVAAAQIILAKGARKAAVERRVGEVVDRELAGIQVFCRELAQGKYSVC, encoded by the coding sequence ATGCGGACCATTCGGGTAGAGACTTTGCCGGGAGTCCCGGTGGGCGACCTGCAGGTCGAGATGGTGGAGCGCAAGGGGATCGGCCACCCCGACTCGATCTGTGACGCGATCATGGATCGGGTGTCGGTTGAGCTCAGCCGGGAGTACCTGAGCCAGTTCGGCCGGATCCTTCACCACAACATCGACAAGGCCTTCCTGGTTGCCGGAGATGCCGAGGTCAAGTTCGGAGGCGGAGCGATCCGCGAGCCGATGAAGCTCATCTTCGGCGATCGGGCGACCGAGGGGCTCAACGGCCGGGTCGTGCCGATTCGCGAGCTCGCCATCAGGACCGCCAAGAACTGGCTGCGCGAGAACCTCCGGTTCGTCGATCCAGGCGGACCGGACACCCTCGACGGTCCCCACGTTTCCTACCAGCTGGAGATCAAGCCGGGGTCGGCCGAACTCGTCGACATCTTCAGCCGCAGCGTCATGGGCGCCAACGATACGTCGGCGGCGGTGGGGTATTGGCCGATGACCGAGACGGAGCGGCTGGTGCGCGAAACCGAGCAGTTCATCAACTCCCGCACCTTCAAGGAAGAGTTTCCGGAGGCGGGCGAGGACGTCAAAGTGATGGGCGTGCGGCAGGGGCGGGAGCTGCGCCTCACGGCCGCCGTGGCCTTCGTCGATCGTTTCATCGAAAACGAGGATCACTATTTCCGTCGCAAGCAGCAGATCTACGATGCCGTCACGTCCTTTCTCGCCCGGCGCACCACGATGGATAAGATCCACTTCGACCTGAACACCCTCGACGAACCGGGGCGGGGGGTGGGGGGAATCTACCTCTCGGTGCTCGGCACCTCCGCCGAGTCGGGCGACAGCGGTCAGATCGGACGGGGCAACAAGGTCAACGGCGTCATCGCGATCAATCGACCGATGGGCACCGAGGCGGCCGCCGGCAAAAACCCCGTCTCCCACGTGGGAAAGATCTACTCGATCTTCACCCATCAGGTGGCGCAGAAGGTGTTCGAGGAGGTCGAGGGCGTTCGCGAGGCGTACGTCTGGATGGTCAGCCAGATCGGCAAGCCGATCGATGAGCCGGTCGCCGCCGCCCAGATCATCCTTGCCAAGGGCGCGCGCAAGGCCGCCGTCGAGCGTCGGGTCGGCGAGGTGGTGGACCGCGAGTTGGCCGGGATCCAGGTCTTCTGCCGCGAATTGGCCCAGGGGAAGTACAGCGTCTGCTGA
- a CDS encoding rhomboid family intramembrane serine protease codes for MIFFPLRDDIPSRTFPIMLYVVMAACGAAFYYTLTLPTLDDAARLLMAYGVVPAAVTGRIAPTPAPLPVRLVASLFLHGGWGHILGNMLFLWIFGDNVEDAMGHGPFLVFYLICGVVANLVHILANPLSAEPTIGASGAIAGVLGAYLVLYPTARVQLVIWLLLFLRFVWVPAVLFLPLWIFIQLFSGLASLGVPQAGGVAWWAHIGGFACGMVLVRIFAQAPTR; via the coding sequence GTGATCTTCTTCCCCCTTCGGGACGACATTCCGTCCCGCACCTTTCCCATCATGCTGTACGTGGTGATGGCGGCGTGCGGGGCGGCGTTCTACTACACCCTCACGCTGCCGACACTGGACGACGCGGCGCGCCTGCTGATGGCCTACGGCGTCGTCCCCGCGGCGGTCACCGGCCGGATCGCGCCCACCCCCGCGCCGCTCCCGGTGCGGTTGGTCGCCAGTCTGTTTCTGCACGGCGGCTGGGGGCACATCTTGGGCAACATGCTCTTCCTATGGATCTTCGGCGACAACGTCGAGGACGCCATGGGGCACGGCCCTTTTTTGGTGTTCTACCTGATCTGCGGAGTGGTCGCCAACCTTGTGCACATCCTCGCGAACCCGCTGTCGGCCGAGCCGACGATCGGCGCCAGCGGGGCCATCGCCGGTGTCCTCGGCGCGTATCTGGTGCTGTATCCGACGGCGCGGGTGCAGCTGGTCATCTGGCTGTTGCTCTTTCTGCGGTTCGTGTGGGTGCCCGCGGTTTTGTTCCTGCCGCTGTGGATCTTCATCCAACTGTTCTCGGGCCTGGCGTCGCTCGGCGTGCCCCAGGCCGGCGGCGTGGCGTGGTGGGCGCACATCGGCGGGTTTGCCTGCGGCATGGTGCTGGTCAGGATATTTGCACAGGCCCCGACCCGGTAA
- the ispG gene encoding flavodoxin-dependent (E)-4-hydroxy-3-methylbut-2-enyl-diphosphate synthase, giving the protein MDRTQTRRVRVGPVPVGGGAPVSVQSMTTTDTRDVDATVAQIQALVTAGCEIVRVAVPDKAAAAVLGKIKARISIPLVADIHFDYRLALAALEAGVDKLRLNPGNIGVAERVRTVAREAKSRSVPIRVGANVGSLSKEMLRKYGEPCAEALVESALDEIKILQDLDFHDIVISVKASDVEMAIAAYVRIAEAAPYPLHVGITEAGTTWAGTVKSSVGLGAILSRGLGDTIRVSLAADPVEEVKVGFEVLKSLGLRMKGPILVACPSCGRADVDIVTLAEEVERRLQQYPVPVKVAVMGCAVNGPGEARMADLGIAAGKGMGLIFKKGKIVASLPEAHLLEGLMKEVEIVVREKQEAEMREAQEAGTSG; this is encoded by the coding sequence ATGGATCGCACACAGACGCGGCGCGTCAGAGTCGGACCGGTCCCGGTGGGGGGCGGGGCGCCCGTGTCGGTGCAGTCGATGACCACCACGGATACGCGGGACGTCGACGCCACGGTTGCGCAGATCCAGGCCCTGGTCACCGCGGGGTGCGAGATCGTCCGCGTCGCGGTCCCGGACAAAGCCGCCGCCGCCGTGCTCGGGAAGATCAAGGCCCGCATCTCCATCCCGCTCGTCGCGGACATTCACTTCGACTATCGCCTGGCGCTCGCCGCCCTCGAGGCGGGGGTCGACAAGCTGCGGCTCAACCCGGGAAACATCGGGGTCGCCGAGCGCGTCCGGACCGTGGCACGCGAGGCCAAGAGCCGGAGCGTGCCGATTCGGGTGGGGGCGAACGTCGGCTCGCTCTCGAAGGAGATGCTCCGCAAGTACGGCGAGCCCTGCGCCGAAGCGCTTGTCGAGAGCGCTCTCGACGAGATCAAGATCCTGCAGGACCTCGACTTCCACGATATCGTGATCTCGGTCAAGGCCAGCGACGTGGAGATGGCGATCGCGGCCTACGTCCGCATCGCGGAGGCCGCTCCGTATCCGTTGCACGTCGGGATCACCGAAGCCGGGACGACATGGGCCGGGACGGTGAAATCGTCGGTGGGCCTGGGGGCCATCCTCTCCCGCGGACTCGGGGACACGATCCGGGTCTCGCTCGCCGCCGATCCGGTGGAGGAGGTGAAGGTCGGGTTCGAGGTCCTCAAATCGCTCGGCCTGCGGATGAAGGGACCGATCCTGGTGGCGTGTCCGTCGTGCGGCCGGGCCGACGTCGACATCGTCACGCTGGCCGAGGAGGTGGAGCGCCGTCTGCAGCAGTACCCGGTTCCGGTGAAGGTGGCGGTGATGGGGTGCGCGGTCAACGGCCCCGGGGAAGCGAGAATGGCGGATCTCGGGATCGCCGCCGGCAAGGGGATGGGGCTCATCTTCAAGAAGGGCAAGATCGTCGCCAGCCTGCCCGAGGCACACCTTCTCGAGGGGTTGATGAAAGAAGTGGAGATCGTGGTCCGTGAGAAGCAGGAGGCCGAGATGCGCGAGGCACAGGAAGCCGGAACCTCCGGGTGA
- a CDS encoding M50 family metallopeptidase: MPTLVLAILALELMIVVHELGHLIVAKRVGITVHTFAIGFGPRLAAVTRGETTYALNLLPVGGYVNMAGEDLDSREPEEAPERSFRTKSVEARLAVVCAGPVMNFFLAILLLAVVAAAFGIPVGVSNRVGSLVAGYPAAKAGLRPGDVILAIDGRPMKNGEEIVQTIHSSHGRTLAILIDRTGGQSLIHVPTRYDPRQRVWLTGFSPSVIRAHLDPARALWWGVTTTGRDIVAYLSALGGLFRSGQLLSQLSGPVTAVNVLDQAAHSGAETFLYITAFFSIIIGLFNLFPLPALDGGRAAFLVAEGLRRRPVDPRREGYIHLVGLALLLCLIIALTVRDILHPVHIPLP, translated from the coding sequence GTGCCTACGCTTGTCCTGGCCATCCTGGCCCTGGAGTTAATGATCGTGGTCCACGAACTGGGGCATCTCATCGTCGCCAAGCGGGTGGGGATTACGGTGCACACCTTTGCCATTGGGTTCGGGCCGCGCCTCGCCGCGGTCACCCGCGGTGAGACGACCTATGCGCTGAACCTGTTGCCGGTCGGCGGCTACGTCAACATGGCCGGCGAGGATCTTGACAGCCGCGAGCCCGAGGAGGCGCCGGAGCGGTCGTTCCGAACGAAGTCGGTCGAGGCGCGCCTGGCCGTGGTGTGCGCGGGGCCGGTGATGAACTTCTTTCTCGCCATCCTCCTCCTCGCGGTGGTCGCCGCGGCGTTTGGGATCCCGGTCGGCGTCAGCAACCGCGTCGGGTCGTTGGTCGCGGGGTATCCCGCGGCCAAAGCCGGACTGAGGCCCGGGGACGTCATCCTGGCGATCGATGGCCGCCCGATGAAGAACGGCGAGGAGATCGTCCAGACGATTCATTCCAGCCACGGGCGGACGCTCGCGATCCTTATCGACCGGACGGGGGGGCAATCCCTGATCCATGTCCCCACCCGGTACGATCCGAGACAGCGGGTCTGGTTGACCGGGTTCTCTCCCTCGGTCATCCGCGCCCACCTCGATCCCGCCCGGGCCCTGTGGTGGGGGGTGACGACGACTGGTCGCGATATCGTCGCCTACCTCAGCGCGCTGGGAGGGCTGTTCCGGTCCGGGCAACTGCTGAGCCAACTGAGCGGCCCGGTGACCGCCGTCAACGTCCTCGACCAGGCGGCCCATTCCGGGGCGGAGACCTTCCTGTACATCACGGCGTTCTTCAGCATCATCATCGGGCTGTTCAACCTCTTCCCGCTGCCGGCGCTGGACGGCGGCCGGGCCGCCTTTCTGGTGGCGGAGGGGCTGCGGCGGCGGCCGGTCGATCCCCGCCGGGAGGGGTACATCCACCTGGTCGGGCTGGCGCTGCTGCTCTGCTTGATCATCGCCTTGACCGTCCGCGACATCCTGCATCCCGTGCACATCCCGCTGCCGTAG
- a CDS encoding 1-deoxy-D-xylulose-5-phosphate reductoisomerase, producing the protein MRRRVAILGSTGSIGRTALDVVRHLRGDAGGLDVVALAANDNIPRLIEQVAEHRPEAVVVGTAEGAARIRGGIPGWRGDVLIGPEGLSTLAAETSADLVLVAVVGAAGLAPTLAALGAGKDVALATKEAMVAGGALVTAAAARSRARVLPVDSEHSAIFQCLEQGGAGGVARLWLTASGGPFLRFPGEALETVGPAEALRHPTWTMGRKVSIDSATLMNKGLEIIEAHWLFGVAPGAIEVVVHPQSTIHALVEFVDGSLLAQLGPTDMRLPVQYALTYPARHPSPLSRFDLRTVGALTFEAPDLIRFPCLDLARQALALGGTGPAALNAANEVAVGLFLDRRIRFPDIARLVRRVLDGHRPVAVTSLDVVLGADREARARAEAAACAA; encoded by the coding sequence ATGAGGCGCCGCGTGGCCATCCTGGGCTCGACGGGGTCGATCGGCCGCACCGCGCTCGATGTGGTGCGCCACCTGCGGGGGGATGCGGGCGGCCTGGACGTGGTGGCCCTGGCCGCGAACGACAACATCCCACGGTTGATTGAGCAGGTGGCAGAACACCGGCCGGAGGCGGTCGTGGTCGGAACCGCGGAAGGCGCGGCCCGCATCCGCGGGGGGATCCCCGGATGGCGCGGCGACGTTCTCATCGGGCCGGAGGGCCTCTCCACGCTGGCCGCGGAGACGAGCGCCGACCTGGTGTTGGTGGCCGTGGTCGGCGCCGCGGGCCTCGCTCCGACCCTCGCCGCGCTCGGCGCGGGAAAGGATGTGGCGCTGGCCACCAAGGAGGCCATGGTCGCCGGGGGGGCCCTCGTGACGGCGGCGGCGGCGCGCTCGCGGGCACGGGTGTTGCCCGTGGACAGCGAACATTCTGCGATCTTTCAGTGTCTCGAGCAGGGGGGGGCCGGGGGGGTCGCCCGGCTGTGGCTCACGGCTTCGGGAGGGCCGTTCCTGCGTTTTCCCGGTGAGGCCCTGGAGACGGTCGGGCCGGCGGAGGCCCTCCGGCATCCAACCTGGACGATGGGGCGAAAAGTGTCGATTGATTCGGCGACGCTCATGAACAAGGGTTTGGAGATTATCGAGGCGCACTGGTTGTTCGGCGTCGCCCCGGGGGCGATTGAGGTCGTCGTGCACCCCCAGAGCACCATCCACGCATTGGTCGAGTTCGTGGACGGATCCCTCCTGGCCCAACTCGGGCCGACCGATATGCGGTTGCCTGTGCAGTACGCGCTCACGTATCCCGCGCGGCACCCGAGTCCGTTGAGCCGGTTCGACCTCCGGACGGTGGGAGCCCTGACCTTCGAGGCCCCGGACCTCATCCGTTTCCCCTGCCTCGACCTGGCGCGCCAGGCGTTGGCGCTGGGAGGGACGGGCCCCGCGGCGCTCAATGCGGCGAACGAGGTTGCGGTCGGCCTCTTCCTCGACCGCCGAATTCGCTTTCCCGACATCGCCAGGCTGGTGCGCCGGGTGCTGGACGGACACCGCCCGGTTGCGGTGACCTCGCTCGACGTGGTGCTCGGTGCGGATCGAGAAGCGCGGGCGCGGGCCGAGGCGGCCGCCTGCGCGGCATGA
- a CDS encoding phosphatidate cytidylyltransferase, producing the protein MDSLPSPADRPAAEGMGPPAGGGIERPRPGGDRLATRLATAAIGMPLTLALVILGSPWLFVGVVGVILIGLDEFYRMVERTGYRPVRAAGMAAGVLFAVEAAWPSPWQSVGLPALLVWTVAVQLRRGRPDRALANTGLTLLGALYVGYLFSYVLRLRALGLGSTHLSDPAPALLVILVVWAADSAAYFVGAMTGRRKLLPQVSPNKSLEGAVGGIVAGILGGLVCGIWFRIPLPIAATVGGLCAAASIVGDLWESAVKREVGVKDAGRILPGHGGILDRFDGLLFAMAVGYFTMLWWPRG; encoded by the coding sequence TTGGATAGCCTTCCCTCCCCGGCCGACCGTCCCGCTGCCGAGGGGATGGGCCCGCCGGCCGGCGGCGGCATCGAGCGCCCGCGGCCGGGGGGAGACCGGCTGGCAACGCGGCTGGCCACCGCCGCGATCGGGATGCCGCTGACCCTCGCGCTGGTGATCCTCGGGAGCCCGTGGTTGTTTGTGGGAGTCGTTGGTGTGATCTTGATCGGCCTCGACGAATTTTACCGGATGGTCGAGCGCACCGGGTACCGACCGGTGCGGGCGGCCGGGATGGCCGCCGGGGTCCTCTTTGCGGTCGAGGCGGCCTGGCCGAGTCCCTGGCAGTCGGTCGGGCTGCCCGCGCTTCTGGTGTGGACGGTGGCGGTGCAGCTGCGGCGCGGCCGTCCGGACCGTGCGCTGGCCAACACCGGGCTCACCCTCCTCGGCGCGCTGTACGTGGGATATCTGTTCAGCTACGTCCTCCGCCTGCGCGCTCTCGGCCTCGGCTCGACGCATCTGAGCGACCCGGCCCCGGCCTTGCTCGTGATTCTCGTTGTTTGGGCGGCGGACAGTGCCGCGTATTTCGTAGGGGCGATGACCGGGCGGCGCAAGCTGCTGCCCCAGGTCAGCCCGAACAAGTCGCTCGAGGGCGCCGTGGGGGGGATCGTCGCCGGGATCCTCGGGGGATTGGTGTGCGGGATCTGGTTTCGGATCCCGCTCCCGATCGCGGCGACCGTCGGCGGGCTGTGCGCGGCGGCCAGCATCGTCGGGGATCTGTGGGAGTCCGCGGTCAAGCGTGAGGTCGGGGTGAAGGACGCCGGGCGGATCCTTCCGGGGCACGGCGGGATCTTGGACCGATTCGACGGGCTGTTGTTCGCGATGGCCGTGGGTTACTTCACGATGCTCTGGTGGCCGCGGGGATGA
- a CDS encoding isoprenyl transferase, whose protein sequence is MRASLDPSRMPRHIAIIMDGNGRWAEVRGLPRVEGHRVGRQALRRTLEGARECGVEVLTLYAFSTENWRRPQDEVEALMTLMVETAREEALDLQKNGVRFRASGLLDAMPAGVQAAIAQVMALTEHNTQITLNLAVNYGGRSEITEAARQLAREAVEGRMALQDIDERALQQRLFAPDLPDPDLLIRTGGEHRLSNFLLWQAAYAELYFTEIHWPDFRKLDLFEAIRSYQSRKRRFGGVDLG, encoded by the coding sequence GTGCGGGCCTCCCTGGATCCTTCCCGCATGCCCCGGCACATCGCGATCATCATGGATGGCAACGGCCGCTGGGCGGAGGTGCGGGGGCTCCCTCGGGTCGAGGGGCACCGCGTGGGGCGCCAGGCTCTGCGCCGCACGCTGGAGGGGGCGCGCGAGTGCGGGGTGGAGGTTCTGACCCTCTACGCGTTCAGCACGGAGAACTGGCGGCGCCCACAAGATGAGGTGGAGGCGTTGATGACCTTGATGGTCGAGACCGCGCGTGAGGAGGCGCTCGACCTTCAGAAGAACGGCGTGCGCTTCCGCGCGTCGGGGCTGCTCGACGCCATGCCGGCGGGGGTGCAGGCAGCGATTGCGCAGGTGATGGCGCTCACCGAGCACAACACCCAAATCACCCTCAATCTGGCGGTCAACTACGGCGGCCGCAGCGAGATCACCGAGGCGGCCAGGCAGCTGGCGCGGGAGGCGGTGGAGGGCCGGATGGCACTTCAGGACATCGACGAACGGGCGCTGCAGCAGCGGCTGTTTGCCCCCGATCTTCCGGATCCGGACCTGTTGATCCGGACGGGGGGGGAGCACCGGCTCAGCAACTTCCTCCTGTGGCAGGCCGCCTACGCCGAGCTCTACTTCACGGAAATCCACTGGCCCGACTTCCGAAAGCTTGATCTCTTTGAGGCGATCCGCAGCTACCAGTCACGCAAACGACGCTTCGGCGGAGTGGATCTTGGATAG
- the frr gene encoding ribosome recycling factor, whose product MINDVISDAKVHMQKAVDATKREFGTVRTGRATPALLERVTVDYYGVQTPVTQVASVSVPDPRLLVVQPWDKTLVKEVERAILKSELGLMPSTDGTVIRLPIPTLTEERRRELVKVVRKHAEEGRVAVRNIRRDHKDKLEQLETGHKISEDDSRRAIDDLQKMTDRFVKEIDALLGTKEKEIMEV is encoded by the coding sequence GTGATCAACGACGTGATCAGCGACGCTAAAGTCCACATGCAGAAGGCCGTGGATGCGACCAAACGGGAGTTTGGCACGGTCCGCACGGGCCGGGCGACTCCCGCGCTGCTCGAGCGTGTCACCGTCGACTACTACGGCGTTCAAACCCCCGTCACCCAGGTGGCCAGCGTGTCGGTCCCCGATCCCCGCCTTCTGGTCGTGCAACCCTGGGACAAGACCTTGGTGAAAGAAGTGGAGCGGGCGATCTTGAAGAGCGAGCTCGGGCTGATGCCGTCGACCGATGGGACGGTGATCCGGCTTCCGATCCCGACGCTGACGGAGGAGCGCCGCCGGGAACTCGTGAAGGTCGTCCGCAAGCACGCCGAAGAGGGGCGGGTAGCGGTCCGGAACATTCGGCGGGATCACAAGGACAAGCTTGAGCAGCTTGAGACCGGGCACAAGATCTCCGAGGACGACAGCCGGAGGGCGATCGACGACCTGCAGAAGATGACGGATCGCTTCGTCAAGGAGATCGACGCGCTGCTCGGGACCAAAGAGAAGGAGATCATGGAAGTCTGA
- the pyrH gene encoding UMP kinase encodes MTTGGGRPAYRRILLKLSGEALAGGGGLGDLDPEVLRLVAQEVKSVRDIGVDVAIVVGGGNIVRGVQFAEHTGLNRATADYMGLLATVINALALMDAMEREGLETRVQTAIEMRQVAEPYIRRRAIRHLEKGRVVIFAGGTGSPYFTTDTAAALRAVEIEADAILMAKKGVDGVYDKDPRGSTDAVRFDTLAYMDVLNRGLKVMDATATSLCMDNDMPIVVFDIAHAGNLKRAVRGEEIGTLVGGSVGDQRRDQRR; translated from the coding sequence ATGACGACCGGGGGCGGGCGGCCCGCCTACCGCCGCATTCTCCTCAAGCTGAGCGGGGAGGCGTTGGCAGGGGGCGGTGGACTGGGGGACCTCGATCCGGAGGTCCTTCGGCTTGTGGCCCAGGAGGTGAAGTCCGTCCGCGACATCGGCGTGGACGTGGCGATCGTCGTCGGCGGGGGCAACATCGTCCGGGGGGTGCAGTTCGCGGAGCACACCGGCCTCAACCGGGCGACCGCCGATTACATGGGGCTGCTTGCCACGGTGATCAACGCCCTGGCGCTGATGGACGCGATGGAACGCGAGGGGCTCGAGACCCGTGTGCAGACCGCGATCGAGATGCGGCAGGTTGCCGAGCCGTACATCCGCCGACGGGCGATCCGGCATCTGGAAAAGGGGAGGGTGGTCATCTTCGCCGGCGGCACCGGCAGCCCGTACTTTACCACGGATACCGCCGCCGCCCTGCGGGCGGTCGAAATCGAAGCCGACGCCATCCTCATGGCCAAGAAGGGAGTCGACGGGGTCTACGACAAGGATCCGCGGGGGAGCACGGATGCGGTTCGGTTCGACACCCTGGCGTACATGGACGTGCTGAACCGCGGGCTCAAGGTGATGGACGCCACCGCGACCTCGCTCTGCATGGACAACGACATGCCGATCGTCGTCTTCGACATCGCCCACGCCGGCAATTTGAAGCGGGCGGTGCGCGGAGAGGAAATCGGTACCTTGGTGGGAGGCAGCGTGGGTGATCAACGACGTGATCAGCGACGCTAA
- the tsf gene encoding translation elongation factor Ts, with product MEISAGQVKELRARTGAGVMDCRNALTEARGDLEIAQQLLRAKGLAAAARKSGRVAKEGMVTSYIHGEGRLGVLVEINCETDFVARTQDFRTLARDVAMQVAASDPRYVTREDVPEDVVAGERAAYLAKAQTESKAGAAAAAAADEQLEKFFQSVCLLQQPFIRDQGRTVGDVVKEVVARTGENIQIRRFARFRLGE from the coding sequence TTGGAGATCAGCGCCGGTCAAGTGAAAGAACTGCGCGCCAGGACGGGCGCGGGGGTGATGGACTGCCGCAACGCGCTGACCGAGGCGCGGGGAGACCTGGAGATAGCCCAGCAGCTGTTGCGCGCCAAAGGATTGGCGGCGGCGGCCCGCAAGAGCGGGCGGGTCGCCAAGGAAGGCATGGTCACCTCCTACATTCACGGCGAGGGACGGTTGGGCGTGCTGGTGGAGATCAACTGCGAGACGGACTTCGTCGCCCGGACCCAAGATTTTCGGACCCTGGCCCGAGACGTTGCGATGCAGGTCGCGGCGAGTGATCCACGGTATGTCACCCGGGAGGATGTGCCCGAGGATGTCGTCGCCGGGGAGCGCGCCGCCTACCTGGCCAAGGCTCAAACCGAAAGCAAGGCCGGTGCGGCGGCGGCGGCGGCCGCCGATGAGCAGCTTGAAAAGTTCTTCCAAAGCGTATGCCTGCTGCAGCAACCGTTCATCCGCGACCAGGGGCGGACGGTGGGAGACGTGGTGAAGGAAGTGGTCGCCCGGACGGGCGAGAACATTCAAATCCGACGCTTCGCCCGATTTCGGCTGGGCGAATGA